In Sardina pilchardus chromosome 10, fSarPil1.1, whole genome shotgun sequence, one genomic interval encodes:
- the ano10b gene encoding anoctamin-10 isoform X2 — translation MYKTDHYNMQEFLTLAERQYIIKYELESLRALEVLRIPGAPSALGLLKPRENVFQRLRKAGLIVDMLPLHNQKQLVALRKEWYSHTRLWGQPLDSIQSYFGGSVAFYFSFLDFYTRALIPMALLGAVLTLMPPEMGKAALPDDGEEPPPEESDADSEWASPGGLVVMATVSMLWSTLLLELWKRRSATLAYQWGTHHLTERFAEPRPAFRGELGTNPVTGRVEPLFPAWQRQLRVALVSLPLVGLFLGLVVLGMAGFYWAESRARGWHESSQSLVSMGMLYVPSVAHIVYTNILGTAYGKVALMLTEWENHREESAFQNHHTSKVLIFTFFNCFAVLFHIAFVKQDLPLLRKRLASLLIVTQLVSQLTEVVVPFVIDRVFNPPERKEEDDDPEADAIIVQSNLPTFPGLFSEYIELLVQFGYLSLFSCVYPLTALFLLLNNLTELRTDAYKLCKLFRKPFDPPTANMGVWQAAFEVLGFISVMSNCWLLLMSPRLQEFSEEAGLNGTQLLVAAVLVEHILIVVKLVVAFLIPDEPDWLRIKREKIEFHSMRALGQQKH, via the exons CTGGAGGTCCTACGTATCCCAGGTGCCCCTTCAGCTCTGGGGCTACTCAAGCCCAGGGAAAATGTCT TTCAGAGACTGCGGAAAGCTGGTTTGATAGTGGACATGCTGCCGTTGCACAACCAGAAGCAGCTTGTTGCTCTGAGGAAGGAGTGGTACTCACACACAAGACTCTGGGGACAGCCACTGG acTCTATCCAGTCATACTTTGGTGGATCGGTGGCATTCTACTTCAGCTTCCTGGACTTCTACACGCGTGCCCTGATTCCCATGGCTCTCCTGGGCGCCGTGTTGACCCTGATGCCGCCCGAGATGGGCAAGGCCGCCCTTCCAGACGACGGCGAAGAGCCGCCGCCAGAGGAGTCGGACGCCGATTCGGAGTGGGCGTCGCCCGGCGGGCTGGTGGTCATGGCGACGGTGAGCATGCTGTGGTCCACGCTCCTGCTGGAGCTGTGGAAACGGCGGAGCGCCACCCTGGCGTACCAGTGGGGCACCCACCACCTGACGGAGCGCTTCGCCGAGCCGCGGCCCGCCTTCCGCGGCGAGCTGGGCACCAACCCGGTGACCGGCCGCGTGGAGCCCCTCTTTCCCGCGTGGCAGCGCCAGCTGCGGGTGGCCCTGGTGTCCCTGCCCCTGGTGGGGCTGTTCCTGGGGCTGGTGGTGCTGGGCATGGCGGGGTTCTACTGGGCAGAGAGCCGGGCACGGGGCTGGCATGAGAGCAGCCAGTCGCTGGTCAGCATGGGCATGCTCTACGTGCCGTCTGTGGCCCACATCGTCTACACCAACATCCTGGGCACGGCCTACGGCAAAGTGGCGTTAATGCTGACGGAGTGGG AAAACCACAGAGAAGAGTCAGCCTTCCAGAATCACCACACCTCCAAAGTTCTTATT ttcACCTTCTTCAACTGCTTTGCGGTGCTGTTCCACATCGCGTTTGTGAAGCAGGACCTACCTCTACTGCGGAAG cgcctGGCCTCTCTGTTGATCGTGACCCAGCTGGTGAGTCAGTTGACTGAAGTGGTCGTCCCCTTCGTCATTGACCGCGTCTTCAACCCACCTGAGCGCAAAGAGGAGGATGACGACCCTGAGGCAGACGCTATCATAGTCCAGAGCAACCTGCCCACTTTCCCC ggcCTGTTCTCCGAGTACATTGAGCTGCTGGTGCAGTTTGGCTACTTGAGCTTGTTTTCGTGTGTGTACCCGCTGACCGCTCTCTTCCTGCTGCTCAACAACCTCACGGAGCTGCGCACTGACGCGTACAAGCTCTGCAAGCTCTTCCGCAAGCCCTTCGACCCACCCACCGCAAACATGGGGGTCTGGCAG gcgGCATTTGAGGTTCTGGGTTTTATATCAGTCATGTCAAATTGCTGGCTGCTGCTCATGTCTCCACGGTTACAAGAATTCTCTGAGGAGGCGGGGCTGAATGGCACACAGCTTCTTGTGGCGGCTGTTCTAGTGGAG caCATTCTCATCGTGGTGAAGTTGGTCGTGGCCTTCCTCATTCCTGATGAGCCGGACTGGTTGAGgatcaagagagagaagattgaGTTCCACTCTATGCGTGCCCTGGGCCAGCAG AAGCACTGA
- the snrkb gene encoding SNF related kinase b gives MSAPGTRDGTGGTGTGTGIGGIYELLGRTLGRGHFAVVHLARHIPTGQRVALKEIDKTRVTGAEPEGAGRLLQEVSCMKLLRHPGVVRLYEVIDTPTKLYLVLELAEGGDLYDLILRHEAGLGEAGARPLFAQVVRAIAYCHRMHVVHRDLKPENLLLFPKQGALKLTDFGFSKRFHPGTKLTTSCGSLAYSAPEVLLGEEYHAPAVDIWSLGVILYMLVCGVSPFQEANDSETLTRIMDCSYSVPSRISADCRDLISLMLQRDACCRATLEEIEGHRWLQGVVLPPQSAMATNPAMAPVTPHSLTASEHEAILQSMRHVASAAHITEALNADRYDHITATYYLLAERILRERQQDKDTNIRSISEPLTVIMPDDPVTLLTSCNRHGVSESGDLLNPRVPSLQQCHSSDIKLSQYGAGPPAENSSCPTSPDEPQPIKNVHALQQICEEEEEEEEDENDSGVYLAHTPHTQALPHTRAALTSHCPSPPTHEKPSDPTAEERGENTVKPNHTHTPKASDASDADRAHTRQDVDSLSPAPGTGAQVQPQGEAGLNKREAESGGGSGAPEFPEKNNNTPLPCKPLPSPRPAHKNHCVEEGPDAVETGRTPVSPEAERVEDDELHADRRLASRKPSESRRSSGKEVGPELWAKGRGVRLRERLLQFPLCEKALSLNINPAPKEKLLPFAQYNCCHVL, from the exons ATGTCTGCCCCTGGCACTCGAGACGGCACCggcggcactggcactggcactggcaTCGGGGGAATCTACGAGCTCCTGGGCCGCACCCTGGGCCGCGGCCACTTCGCCGTGGTGCACCTGGCCCGCCACATCCCCACCGGCCAGCGGGTGGCGCTCAAGGAGATCGACAAGACGCGCGTGACGGGCGCCGAGCCCGAGGGGGCCGGCCGGCTGCTCCAGGAAGTGAGCTGCATGAAGCTGCTGCGCCACCCGGGCGTGGTGCGCCTCTACGAGGTCATCGACACGCCCACCAAGCTCTACCTGGTGCTGGAGCTGGCCGAGGGCGGCGACCTCTACGACCTCATCCTGCGGCACGAGGCCGGCCTGGGCGAGGCGGGCGCCCGGCCGCTGTTCGCCCAGGTGGTGCGCGCCATCGCCTACTGCCACCGCATGCACGTGGTGCACCGCGACCTCAAGCCCGAGAACCTGCTGCTCTTCCCCAAGCAGGGGGCGCTCAAGCTCACAGACTTTGGCTTCAGCAAGCGCTTCCACCCGGGGACCAAGCTCACCACCAGCTGCGGCTCGCTGGCCTACTCTGCCCCCGAGGTGCTGCTGGGAGAGGAGTATCATGCGCCTgccgtgg aTATTTGGTCTTTAGGTGTAATTCTCTACATGCTGGTGTGTGGGGTGAGTCCATTCCAGGAGGCCAATGACAGCGAGACGCTCACCAGGATCATGGATTGCAGCTACAGCGTCCCCTCACGCATCTCCGCCGACTGCAGAGA TCTGATCTCTCTCATGCTACAGAGGGATGCTTGTTGCCGGGCGACCCTTGAGGAGATTGAGGGGCACCGGTGGCTGCAGGGTGTTGTTCTGCCTCCTCAAAGCGCCATGGCAACGAACCCGGCGATGGCCCCGGTGACCCCACACAGCCTCACGGCCTCCGAGCACGAGGCCATCCTGCAGAGCATGAGACACGTCGCCAGCGCTGCACACATCAcaga ggCATTGAATGCGGACAGGTACGACCACATCACAGCTACCTACTACCTCCTGGCTGAGCGCATCCTGAGGGAAAGACAGCaggacaaagacacaaacatacg gagCATAAGCGAGCCTCTGACTGTGATCATGCCAGATGACCCTGTGACCTTGCTCACCTCCTGTAATCGCCATGGCGTATCCGAATCCGGTGACCTCTTGAACCCGAGGGTCCCGTCACTGCAACAGTGTCATAGCAGTGACATTAAGCTCAGCCAATACGGTGCAGGACCACCGGCGGAAAACAGCAGTTGTCCCACCTCTCCCGACGAGCCTCAGCCAATCAAGAACGTGCATGCCCTGCAGCAGAtctgtgaggaggaagaggaagaggaggaagacgagaaCGACAGCGGCGTGTatcttgcacacacaccacacacacaagcgctccCACACACCCGAGCAGCTCTGACCTCTCACTGTCCCTCGCCCCCCACCCACGAGAAACCCAGTGACCCGACcgcggaggagagaggagagaacacagtgaagcccaatcacacacacacacccaaagcaAGCGACGCGTCTGACGctgacagagcacacacacgccaagaTGTGGATTCGCTCTCGCCCGCGCCTGGCACGGGTGCCCAGGTGCAGCCGCAGGGAGAGGCGGGGCTTAATAAGCGGGAGGCGGAGTCCGGAGGAGGCAGCGGAGCTCCGGAGTTTCCGGAGAAGAACAATAACACGCCTCTTCCGTGCAAGCCGCTCCCCTCGCCGCGCCCCGCCCACAAGAACCACTGCGTGGAGGAGGGCCCGGACGCCGTGGAGACCGGCCGCACGCCCGTCAGCCCCGAGGCGGAGAGGGTGGAGGACGACGAGCTGCACGCCGACCGCCGCCTGGCCAGTCGGAAGCCCAGCGAGTCCCGGCGCAGCAGCGGCAAGGAGGTGGGGCCGGAGCTGTGGGCCAAGGGGCGCGGCGTGAGGCTGCGCGAGCGCCTGCTGCAGTTCCCGCTGTGCGAGAAGGCCCTGTCGCTCAACATCAACCCCGCCCCCAAAGAGAAGCTGCTACCCTTCGCGCAGTACAACTGCTGCCATGTGCTGTGA